The Fusobacterium necrophorum subsp. necrophorum genome has a window encoding:
- a CDS encoding 3-oxoacid CoA-transferase subunit B produces MELDKKLVREYIAARVAKEFHDGYVVNLGIGLPTLVSNFVPEGMEVIFQSENGCLGVGPAPAPGEEDPHAVNAGAGFITALPGAQFFDSATSFGIIRGGHVDATVLGALEVDKEGNLANWMVPGKMVPGMGGAMDLVVGAKKVIVAMEHTSKGSVKILEKCTLPLTAVKVVDLIITEKCVFTVTEKGLELIEISPYSSLEDIKATTEAEFTVAENCKQLSL; encoded by the coding sequence ATGGAATTGGATAAAAAATTAGTTCGAGAATATATTGCGGCGAGAGTTGCGAAGGAGTTTCATGACGGATATGTGGTAAACTTGGGAATTGGATTGCCTACTTTGGTATCCAACTTTGTTCCGGAAGGAATGGAAGTTATTTTCCAATCAGAAAATGGTTGCCTTGGAGTAGGACCGGCTCCGGCTCCGGGAGAAGAAGATCCTCATGCAGTGAATGCGGGAGCAGGATTTATTACTGCTTTGCCGGGAGCTCAATTTTTCGATAGTGCCACTTCTTTCGGAATTATTCGAGGAGGACATGTGGATGCAACGGTATTGGGAGCTTTGGAAGTAGATAAAGAAGGAAATCTTGCAAACTGGATGGTTCCGGGAAAAATGGTTCCGGGAATGGGTGGAGCGATGGACTTGGTTGTCGGAGCAAAGAAAGTTATCGTGGCAATGGAACATACTTCCAAGGGATCCGTTAAAATTTTGGAAAAATGTACTCTTCCATTGACAGCAGTCAAAGTAGTCGATTTAATTATTACTGAAAAATGTGTATTTACAGTGACAGAGAAAGGATTGGAACTAATTGAAATCAGTCCATATTCTTCTTTGGAAGATATTAAAGCGACAACGGAGGCAGAATTTACAGTGGCAGAAAATTGTAAACAACTGTCTTTATAA
- a CDS encoding AAA family ATPase, with protein sequence MESNCYYIDKTQWIEELLQDGAKVKLFTRPRRFGKTLNMSMLQYFWDISNKEENRKLFQGLKIERSPYMEEQGKYPVIYMTLKDMKYGTWKEILEEMRFLVSELFYSYQFLLKDLNEFDIPLFKNIIMKKANISELSNSLKLLSRILKNYYHKKVVILIDEYDTPIVSAYEHGYYEEAISFFRIFYSAALKDNSNLQLGVMTGILRVAKEGIFSGLNNLVVYSILDEKYSSSFGLTETEVEETLEYYQLEYNMEKVKEWYDGYLFGNTEIYNPWSILNYISNRKLEAYWINTSSNGIINQVLETAGRTGSNIFQKLEMLFQQKTIVQRINKASDFHDLVNMDEVWQLFLHSGYLTVSEKKQDSMYELCIPNKEVYTFFQESFIQKFLGNYTTFTSFIHFLEESKIEELEKSLEEILLSSVSYFDFHGEQEKFYHMFMIGLVASLQERYYIKSNRESGEGRYDISLEPKDRRKAGLLLELKVAKSEEELEKKAKEALEQIESKKYTAEMKEREISNILGLGISFYGKKVKIAQKNL encoded by the coding sequence ATGGAAAGTAACTGTTATTATATAGATAAAACACAATGGATTGAGGAACTTCTTCAAGACGGAGCAAAAGTGAAATTATTCACCAGACCTCGCCGTTTTGGAAAGACCTTAAATATGTCAATGTTACAATATTTTTGGGACATTTCCAACAAGGAGGAAAACAGAAAACTGTTTCAAGGCTTAAAGATAGAACGTTCTCCCTATATGGAAGAACAAGGAAAATATCCTGTGATTTATATGACTTTGAAAGATATGAAATACGGCACTTGGAAAGAAATACTTGAAGAAATGCGGTTTTTAGTTTCAGAGCTTTTTTATTCTTATCAGTTTTTATTAAAAGATTTGAATGAATTTGATATTCCTCTGTTCAAAAATATCATTATGAAGAAAGCAAATATCAGTGAATTAAGCAATTCTTTAAAGCTTTTATCCAGGATATTAAAAAACTACTATCACAAAAAAGTAGTTATTCTCATTGACGAGTATGATACTCCTATTGTATCTGCTTATGAGCATGGATATTATGAAGAAGCAATCTCTTTTTTTCGAATCTTTTACAGTGCCGCTTTAAAAGATAATAGTAATTTACAATTGGGAGTGATGACAGGAATCTTGCGAGTGGCGAAAGAAGGAATTTTTTCCGGCTTGAATAATTTAGTGGTATATAGTATTTTAGATGAAAAATATAGCTCTTCTTTTGGATTGACGGAAACAGAAGTGGAAGAGACATTGGAATATTACCAATTGGAATACAATATGGAAAAAGTGAAAGAATGGTATGACGGATATTTGTTTGGAAATACGGAAATCTATAATCCCTGGTCGATTCTAAACTATATTTCCAATCGAAAATTGGAAGCGTATTGGATTAATACCTCGAGTAACGGAATTATCAATCAGGTATTAGAAACGGCAGGAAGAACAGGAAGTAATATTTTTCAAAAGTTGGAAATGTTATTTCAACAGAAAACGATTGTTCAACGAATCAATAAAGCTTCCGATTTTCATGATTTAGTAAATATGGATGAAGTATGGCAACTTTTTTTGCATAGTGGATACTTAACGGTAAGTGAGAAAAAACAAGATAGTATGTATGAGTTATGCATTCCGAATAAAGAAGTCTATACTTTCTTTCAAGAGAGTTTTATCCAAAAATTTTTAGGAAATTATACGACATTTACTTCCTTTATTCATTTTTTAGAGGAAAGCAAAATAGAGGAGTTGGAAAAATCGTTGGAAGAAATACTACTTTCCTCCGTGAGTTATTTTGATTTTCATGGAGAACAGGAAAAATTTTACCATATGTTTATGATTGGATTGGTGGCAAGTCTACAGGAAAGATATTACATCAAATCAAATCGGGAAAGCGGAGAAGGAAGGTATGACATTTCTTTAGAACCGAAGGATAGGAGAAAAGCAGGCTTATTGCTAGAGTTGAAAGTAGCCAAATCGGAAGAAGAATTGGAAAAGAAAGCGAAAGAAGCCTTGGAACAAATAGAGAGCAAGAAATATACTGCAGAAATGAAAGAGAGAGAAATCTCGAATATTCTGGGATTGGGGATTTCTTTCTATGGGAAAAAGGTGAAAATAGCCCAAAAGAATT
- a CDS encoding heavy metal translocating P-type ATPase: MKKDVLEISGITCQACVAKIERKVSRMDGVERANVNLSTGIGSFFYDADKVKLEEIIATIEKLGYGGNIPKKEDRESKKKEKEEQRRKEKREFQSIFFFSCIVFYISMGSMLGFPLPSLFSMEENPLFFASIQLVFSLPVLYFGRHFYQKGLKQLLLLAPNMDSLIAVGTGAAFLYSLYGLYQIMQGEVHYAHHLYFESSVMILAFISLGKYLEERSKGKTSEAIQKLMDMQVPVAHKIVGEQILSLPLEEIELQDILLVKAGEKIPLDGVIIEGESTINESMLTGESIPVSKKVGDSVYGATVNGEANLKIRVEAVGEDTVIAKIIHLVEDAQGTKAPIAKLADEISLYFVPVVMAIACLAFLFWYFVFGKDLVFSLTIFVSIMVIACPCSLGLATPTAIMVGTGRGAELGILIKSGEALQKAQKMTAIVFDKTGTLTEGKPELEEMIPYVSNKTDCLKIAASLEQYSEHPLGKAILEAAARKDLLLMEMEEIQILVGRGISGKKDGKHYFMGSSKGVLEFGANLEGVRDPFPYEAQGKTVLYLAEDSKTIASFVVADQIKEESKEVLEQLKEKGFYLAMITGDKKETAESIAKKLNIDVVFAEVSPEDKYLKVKELQEQGKKVIMVGDGINDSPALMQADLGIAMGGGTDIAMESADIVLMKKSLSGIVDALDLSQATMKNIKQNLFWAFLYNSLGIPLAAGLLYPFTGHLLNPMIAGFAMAMSSVSVVSNALRLRYFKRG, translated from the coding sequence ATGAAAAAAGATGTGTTAGAAATTTCAGGGATTACCTGTCAAGCCTGTGTTGCAAAAATTGAAAGGAAAGTTTCCAGAATGGATGGAGTGGAACGGGCGAATGTAAATTTATCGACCGGAATCGGAAGCTTTTTTTACGATGCCGATAAGGTAAAATTGGAAGAGATCATTGCAACAATTGAGAAATTAGGTTATGGAGGAAACATCCCTAAAAAAGAAGATAGAGAGAGCAAGAAAAAAGAAAAAGAAGAACAGCGAAGGAAAGAAAAAAGGGAATTTCAAAGCATTTTCTTTTTTTCCTGTATTGTCTTTTATATTTCTATGGGAAGTATGTTGGGATTTCCTCTTCCTTCTTTATTTTCTATGGAAGAAAATCCTCTGTTTTTTGCTTCCATACAGTTGGTATTCAGTCTTCCCGTTTTATACTTCGGAAGACATTTCTACCAAAAAGGATTGAAACAACTCTTGTTATTGGCACCCAATATGGATTCTTTGATAGCGGTGGGAACAGGAGCGGCTTTTCTTTATAGCCTCTATGGTTTGTACCAAATTATGCAAGGGGAAGTACACTATGCTCACCATTTATATTTTGAGTCCTCCGTCATGATTTTGGCTTTTATTTCTTTAGGGAAATATTTGGAAGAAAGAAGCAAGGGAAAAACTTCGGAAGCCATTCAAAAATTGATGGACATGCAGGTCCCCGTGGCTCATAAAATTGTAGGAGAACAAATTCTTTCTCTCCCTTTGGAAGAGATTGAACTCCAAGATATTCTTTTGGTAAAAGCAGGGGAAAAAATTCCCTTAGACGGAGTGATTATTGAGGGAGAATCCACGATTAATGAATCCATGTTGACCGGAGAAAGTATTCCGGTGTCTAAAAAAGTGGGAGACAGTGTGTACGGAGCGACGGTCAATGGCGAAGCGAACTTAAAAATTCGAGTGGAAGCCGTCGGGGAGGATACCGTCATTGCAAAAATTATTCATTTGGTGGAGGATGCACAGGGCACAAAAGCACCGATTGCGAAACTGGCAGATGAAATTTCCCTGTATTTTGTTCCTGTTGTGATGGCAATTGCCTGTCTTGCTTTTCTATTCTGGTATTTTGTATTTGGAAAAGATTTAGTTTTCTCCCTTACAATTTTTGTTTCGATTATGGTCATTGCCTGTCCCTGTTCTTTAGGACTTGCGACTCCGACCGCCATTATGGTGGGAACGGGGCGAGGAGCGGAATTGGGAATTTTGATTAAGTCCGGAGAGGCTTTACAAAAGGCACAAAAGATGACTGCCATTGTATTTGATAAAACGGGAACCCTAACGGAGGGAAAACCTGAATTGGAAGAAATGATACCTTATGTTTCAAATAAAACGGATTGTCTAAAGATTGCAGCTTCTTTGGAACAATATTCAGAACATCCTTTAGGAAAAGCAATTTTAGAGGCGGCAGCAAGAAAAGATCTTTTACTCATGGAAATGGAAGAGATACAAATTTTAGTAGGGAGAGGAATTTCCGGAAAAAAAGATGGAAAACATTATTTTATGGGAAGTTCAAAAGGTGTCTTGGAATTTGGAGCCAATTTGGAAGGAGTGAGAGATCCTTTTCCTTACGAAGCTCAAGGAAAGACGGTTCTCTATTTAGCGGAAGATTCAAAAACAATCGCTTCTTTTGTGGTAGCCGATCAAATTAAGGAAGAGAGTAAGGAAGTATTGGAACAATTGAAGGAAAAAGGCTTTTATTTAGCTATGATTACAGGAGATAAAAAAGAAACGGCGGAAAGTATTGCAAAAAAATTGAACATAGATGTTGTATTTGCCGAAGTCAGTCCTGAGGATAAGTATTTAAAAGTAAAAGAACTGCAAGAGCAAGGCAAAAAAGTAATTATGGTAGGGGACGGAATCAACGATTCTCCCGCCTTAATGCAGGCGGATTTAGGGATTGCTATGGGAGGAGGAACCGATATTGCCATGGAAAGTGCAGATATTGTATTGATGAAGAAAAGCCTTTCCGGTATTGTGGATGCTTTGGATTTAAGTCAAGCGACCATGAAGAATATCAAACAGAATTTATTTTGGGCTTTTCTGTACAATAGCTTGGGAATTCCTCTGGCAGCAGGACTTTTGTATCCTTTTACAGGACATTTATTAAATCCTATGATAGCCGGTTTCGCTATGGCAATGAGTTCTGTTTCTGTCGTAAGCAATGCTTTACGACTTCGATATTTTAAGAGAGGTTGA
- the thiC gene encoding phosphomethylpyrimidine synthase ThiC encodes MKEYFTQMEAARKGIVTPEMKIVAEKENMEVEKLRELVAKGQVCIPCNINHKSISPEGIGSGLKTKVNVNLGISGDKRDYEEEFKKADLAIQYGCEAIMDLSNYGKTNTFRRQLIERSPAMIGTVPMYDAIGYLEKDLQEMEAKDFLEVIEAHAKEGVDFMTIHAGLTRRAVEFLKKQDRLTNIVSRGGSLLYAWMEMKQQENPLYEHYDEVLDILRKYDVTISLGDGLRPGSNHDSTDAGQLAELIELGYLTKRAWEKDVQVMVEGPGHMAINEIAANMQIQKRLCYGAPFYVLGPLVTDVAPGYDHITSAIGGAIAATAGADFLCYVTPAEHLRLPDVEDVKEGIIATKIAAHAADIAKGIPGARDWDNKMSDARRRLAWEEMFQLAMDEEKARKYFNSRPVEVKDSCSMCGKMCAMRTVNRILEGKDINI; translated from the coding sequence ATGAAAGAATATTTTACACAAATGGAAGCGGCAAGAAAAGGAATTGTCACTCCGGAAATGAAAATTGTGGCGGAGAAAGAAAATATGGAGGTGGAAAAATTACGAGAGTTGGTGGCAAAAGGGCAGGTGTGTATTCCTTGTAACATCAATCACAAAAGCATTAGTCCGGAAGGAATCGGAAGTGGCTTGAAAACAAAAGTAAATGTAAATTTAGGAATTTCCGGGGATAAAAGAGACTATGAAGAGGAATTTAAGAAAGCGGATTTGGCAATTCAATATGGTTGTGAGGCAATCATGGATTTAAGTAACTATGGGAAAACCAATACTTTTCGAAGACAGTTGATAGAACGCTCTCCCGCTATGATCGGAACGGTTCCTATGTACGATGCGATTGGATATTTGGAAAAAGATTTACAGGAGATGGAAGCGAAAGATTTCTTGGAAGTCATTGAAGCTCACGCCAAAGAGGGGGTGGATTTTATGACGATTCATGCAGGGCTTACCAGAAGGGCTGTAGAATTTTTGAAAAAACAGGATAGATTGACCAATATTGTTTCCAGAGGAGGTTCCTTACTCTATGCCTGGATGGAAATGAAACAACAGGAAAATCCTTTGTATGAACACTATGATGAAGTATTAGATATTTTACGAAAATATGATGTTACCATTAGCTTGGGAGACGGACTTCGACCGGGTTCCAATCATGACAGCACGGATGCCGGACAATTGGCAGAGCTGATTGAGCTGGGATATTTAACAAAACGAGCCTGGGAAAAAGATGTGCAGGTTATGGTAGAGGGACCGGGACATATGGCGATTAATGAAATTGCTGCCAATATGCAAATTCAAAAAAGACTTTGTTATGGAGCTCCTTTTTATGTCTTGGGACCTTTGGTCACGGATGTGGCACCCGGATATGATCATATTACCTCGGCAATTGGAGGAGCGATTGCAGCAACGGCAGGAGCTGATTTTCTGTGCTATGTCACTCCTGCGGAACATTTGCGTCTACCTGATGTGGAGGATGTGAAGGAAGGAATTATAGCGACAAAAATAGCGGCTCATGCGGCAGATATTGCAAAAGGAATTCCGGGAGCAAGAGATTGGGACAATAAGATGAGTGATGCCAGACGACGTTTAGCTTGGGAAGAAATGTTTCAACTGGCTATGGATGAAGAAAAAGCCAGAAAATATTTTAACAGTCGTCCTGTTGAAGTCAAAGACAGTTGCTCCATGTGTGGAAAAATGTGTGCTATGAGAACGGTAAATCGAATTTTGGAGGGGAAAGACATTAATATTTAG
- a CDS encoding CoA transferase subunit A produces the protein MKKIVSMEEAISHVKDGMTVHIGGFLAVGTPENIITALIEKGVKDLTIVANDTGFPDKGIGRLVNNNQVKKVIASHIGTNPETGRKMQSGEMEVELVPQGTLAERVRAAGFGLGGVLTPTGLGTIVAEGKEIINVDGKDYLLEKPIKADVALLLGTTVDTSGNVIFAKTTKNFNPLMAPAADLVIVEAEKIVEVGEIDPDHVMLSKIFVDYIVEGK, from the coding sequence ATGAAAAAAATAGTTTCTATGGAAGAAGCCATCTCTCATGTGAAAGATGGTATGACAGTTCATATTGGAGGATTCCTTGCAGTAGGAACTCCGGAAAATATCATTACTGCCTTGATTGAAAAGGGAGTGAAAGACTTAACCATTGTAGCAAACGATACCGGATTTCCGGATAAAGGAATCGGAAGACTTGTGAATAATAATCAAGTGAAAAAAGTCATTGCCTCTCATATTGGAACCAACCCTGAAACGGGAAGAAAAATGCAAAGTGGCGAAATGGAAGTGGAATTGGTTCCACAAGGGACTTTGGCAGAAAGAGTAAGAGCGGCAGGTTTTGGATTGGGAGGAGTCCTAACTCCAACCGGATTAGGAACCATTGTTGCAGAAGGAAAAGAAATAATTAATGTAGATGGAAAAGACTATCTTTTGGAAAAACCGATCAAAGCGGACGTAGCCTTATTGTTAGGGACTACTGTGGACACCTCAGGAAATGTGATTTTTGCAAAAACAACAAAGAACTTTAATCCGTTGATGGCACCAGCTGCGGATTTAGTCATTGTAGAGGCTGAAAAAATTGTGGAAGTAGGAGAAATTGATCCGGATCATGTAATGCTTTCTAAGATTTTCGTAGATTACATTGTAGAAGGGAAATAA
- a CDS encoding short-chain fatty acid transporter, translating to MKQNNEKKGIFKKFTSASVALMQRWLPDPFIFCAILTFFVFIASLLFTKASVFDVIRYWSGGFWSLLSFSMQMALVLVTGHTMASSPVFKNLLEKMASKLKTPRQAIVVVTLVSTIACILNWGFGLVIGAIFAKEIAKKLKGVDYRLLIASAYTGFLVWHGGLSGSIPLQLATGGEVLKQQTLGVVSEAIPTSQTLFSPMNLYILIGLLILLPLINAAMYPSPEEVVTINPDLLKEIEPVTIDTKTMTPAEKIENGKFVSYALGVMGYVYIIKYLMENGFALNLNIVNFIFLFTGIIFHGTPRRYLNALAEAVKGAAGILLQFPFYAGIMGIMVGMDIDGNSLAGLMSNFFVNISTPRTFPLFTFLSAGIVNFFVPSGGGQWVVQAPIVMPAGQMIGVSAAKSALAITWGDAWTNMAQPFWALPALGIAGLGAKDIMGYCLIVTIVSGLFICSGFLLF from the coding sequence ATGAAACAAAATAATGAGAAAAAAGGTATTTTTAAAAAATTTACCTCAGCTTCAGTTGCACTAATGCAAAGATGGTTGCCGGATCCTTTTATTTTCTGTGCAATTTTAACTTTCTTTGTGTTTATCGCATCATTATTATTTACAAAGGCATCTGTTTTTGATGTCATCAGGTACTGGTCCGGAGGATTCTGGTCTTTGCTTTCTTTTTCTATGCAAATGGCATTGGTGTTGGTAACAGGACATACCATGGCAAGTTCGCCGGTTTTTAAAAATTTATTGGAAAAAATGGCATCTAAATTAAAGACACCAAGACAAGCAATTGTTGTAGTTACTTTGGTCTCAACCATAGCCTGTATTTTAAACTGGGGATTTGGACTTGTTATTGGAGCTATTTTTGCAAAAGAAATTGCAAAAAAATTAAAAGGTGTTGATTATCGTTTGTTGATCGCTTCCGCTTATACCGGATTCTTGGTGTGGCATGGAGGCTTATCCGGTTCCATTCCACTTCAATTGGCAACCGGTGGAGAAGTCTTAAAGCAACAAACCTTGGGAGTGGTTTCAGAAGCGATTCCTACCAGTCAAACTTTATTTTCTCCAATGAATTTATATATTTTAATAGGACTTTTGATTTTATTGCCTCTCATCAATGCGGCAATGTATCCGAGTCCGGAAGAAGTGGTAACTATCAATCCGGATTTATTGAAAGAAATAGAGCCGGTAACAATAGATACTAAGACAATGACTCCGGCAGAAAAAATTGAAAATGGAAAATTTGTTTCTTATGCTTTAGGAGTTATGGGATATGTATATATTATTAAATATTTAATGGAAAATGGTTTTGCCTTGAATTTGAATATCGTAAACTTTATTTTCTTGTTTACCGGAATTATTTTCCATGGAACACCAAGACGATATTTGAATGCTTTGGCAGAAGCTGTCAAGGGGGCAGCAGGAATCTTGCTTCAATTTCCGTTCTATGCAGGTATTATGGGAATTATGGTGGGAATGGACATCGATGGAAACTCTTTAGCAGGTTTGATGTCTAATTTCTTTGTCAATATTTCTACTCCAAGAACATTTCCATTGTTTACCTTCTTAAGTGCGGGAATCGTAAATTTCTTTGTTCCTTCCGGGGGAGGACAATGGGTAGTGCAAGCTCCGATTGTAATGCCGGCGGGACAAATGATAGGAGTTTCTGCAGCAAAATCAGCATTAGCGATTACTTGGGGAGATGCATGGACAAATATGGCACAACCGTTTTGGGCATTACCGGCGTTAGGAATTGCAGGACTGGGAGCAAAAGACATTATGGGATATTGTCTGATCGTAACCATTGTTTCAGGATTGTTTATTTGTTCAGGTTTCCTATTATTTTAA